A single Micromonospora luteifusca DNA region contains:
- a CDS encoding DegT/DnrJ/EryC1/StrS family aminotransferase — translation MTIEAARRIPVMLPALGEEEALAAADAVRSGWVAQGPRVAAFEAAFAASVGAAHGVAVSSCTTALHLALVAVGVAPGDEVIVPSLSFIATANAVRYVGARPVFADVDVATGNVTVATLDAVRTPRTRAVIVVHQGGVPAEVSALRTAADRWGVSLIEDAACAAGSMVNGGPVGAGALLAAWSFHPRKLLTTGEGGMITTDDADWAVRLRRLREHGMNVSAADRHASAQPILEAYLETGYNYRMTDIQAAIGLVQLGKLRDIVAQRRRLAARYHELLADVPGALAVRDPAHGRTNFQTFWVLLTDEFGVGRDETLAALAAAGVSARRGIMASHLEPAYADVNPAPLPVTERITRDSLVLPLHHALTEDDQDHIVGTLRGLARR, via the coding sequence GTGACCATCGAGGCGGCACGCCGCATCCCGGTGATGCTCCCCGCGCTCGGCGAGGAGGAGGCACTGGCCGCGGCGGACGCCGTCCGCTCGGGGTGGGTCGCCCAGGGCCCTCGGGTCGCGGCGTTCGAGGCCGCGTTCGCCGCCAGTGTCGGTGCGGCCCACGGCGTCGCCGTCAGCTCCTGCACCACGGCGCTGCACCTCGCGCTCGTCGCGGTCGGGGTGGCGCCCGGTGACGAGGTGATCGTCCCGTCGCTGTCGTTCATCGCCACCGCCAACGCGGTCCGCTACGTCGGGGCGCGGCCCGTCTTCGCCGATGTGGACGTCGCCACCGGCAACGTCACGGTGGCGACGCTCGACGCGGTGCGCACCCCGCGCACCAGGGCGGTCATCGTCGTGCACCAGGGCGGTGTGCCGGCCGAGGTGTCCGCGCTGCGGACCGCCGCCGACCGCTGGGGCGTTTCGCTGATCGAAGACGCGGCGTGCGCGGCCGGCTCGATGGTGAACGGTGGTCCGGTCGGTGCCGGGGCGCTGCTCGCGGCGTGGTCGTTTCACCCGCGAAAGCTCCTCACCACCGGCGAAGGCGGGATGATCACCACCGACGACGCGGACTGGGCGGTGCGGCTGCGCCGGCTGCGCGAGCACGGGATGAACGTGTCGGCCGCGGACCGGCACGCGAGCGCCCAACCGATCCTCGAGGCGTACCTGGAGACGGGCTACAACTACCGGATGACCGACATCCAGGCCGCCATCGGCCTGGTCCAACTCGGCAAGCTCCGGGACATCGTGGCGCAGCGTCGCCGCCTCGCCGCGCGGTACCACGAGTTGCTGGCCGACGTGCCCGGCGCGCTCGCGGTCCGCGACCCGGCGCACGGCCGCACCAACTTCCAGACGTTCTGGGTGCTGCTCACCGACGAGTTCGGCGTCGGGCGCGACGAGACCCTCGCCGCGCTCGCCGCCGCCGGGGTGTCCGCCCGGCGCGGCATCATGGCGTCGCACCTGGAGCCGGCGTACGCGGACGTCAACCCGGCCCCGCTGCCGGTGACCGAGCGGATCACGCGTGACTCGCTGGTCCTGCCCCTGCACCATGCGCTCACCGAGGACGACCAGGACCACATCGTCGGCACACTTCGTGGCCTGGCCCGCCGATGA
- a CDS encoding MFS transporter, which produces MYVTLRDRPDDAGTSRARIAVRRVSGTVVLLGTVSLLTDVSSEMVASILPLYLTAVVGLSPVAYGFLDGMYQGVSALVRIAGGYVGDRGQRPKWVAVTGYATSALSRLAMLPAAGFAAITAVVTADRLGKGLRTAPRDALIAAASQPDVLGRAFGVHRALDTLGAAIGPLVAFALLAAVPGSYDSIFVVSFAFAVAGVAVLVLLVPDLPTAAGAARATLREVFSEVAGRDLRRPLLAAALLGLLTIGDGFLYLLLQERDDFTARYFPLLYVGTNVAYLALAVPMGLLADRVGRARVLVAGHLALLGGYLLAALPSSGVGGTLAVLLLLGTFYAATDGVLAALVSRLVTARARGSGIAAAQTTVALARFAASVLFGLLWSIQGPRPALLLFAALLAVAVPIAAWLLRGIDRPTPATLSGARPSGVPA; this is translated from the coding sequence GTGTACGTGACGCTGCGGGACCGGCCGGACGATGCCGGTACGAGCCGGGCCCGCATCGCCGTGCGCCGCGTATCCGGAACGGTCGTGCTGCTCGGCACGGTCAGTCTTCTCACCGACGTGTCCTCGGAGATGGTGGCATCGATCCTGCCGCTCTACCTGACCGCCGTGGTCGGCCTGAGCCCTGTCGCGTACGGCTTCCTGGACGGCATGTACCAGGGCGTCAGCGCGCTGGTACGGATCGCCGGGGGCTATGTCGGCGACCGCGGGCAGCGACCGAAGTGGGTGGCGGTGACCGGGTACGCCACATCGGCGCTGAGCCGCCTGGCGATGCTGCCGGCGGCCGGCTTCGCGGCGATAACCGCGGTGGTCACCGCCGACCGGTTGGGCAAGGGCCTGCGCACCGCGCCCAGGGACGCCCTGATCGCCGCGGCGTCGCAACCGGACGTGCTGGGGCGGGCCTTCGGCGTGCACCGGGCGCTGGACACCCTTGGCGCCGCCATCGGCCCGCTGGTCGCCTTCGCGCTCCTCGCGGCCGTCCCCGGCAGCTACGACTCGATCTTCGTCGTCTCGTTCGCCTTCGCGGTCGCCGGGGTGGCGGTGCTGGTGCTGCTCGTGCCGGACCTGCCGACCGCGGCCGGCGCGGCCCGAGCCACTCTGCGAGAGGTGTTCTCGGAGGTCGCCGGACGAGATCTACGGCGACCGCTGCTGGCCGCCGCGCTGCTGGGCCTGCTGACCATCGGCGACGGCTTCCTCTACCTGCTCCTGCAGGAGCGGGACGACTTCACCGCCCGCTACTTCCCTCTGCTCTACGTGGGAACCAACGTCGCCTACCTGGCGCTGGCCGTACCCATGGGGCTGCTGGCCGACCGCGTCGGCCGCGCCCGGGTGCTGGTCGCCGGCCACCTGGCGCTGCTGGGCGGCTACCTGCTCGCGGCACTGCCCAGCAGCGGCGTCGGCGGGACACTCGCGGTCCTGCTGCTGCTCGGCACCTTCTATGCCGCCACCGACGGCGTGCTGGCGGCGTTGGTGAGCCGCCTCGTGACCGCCAGGGCACGGGGAAGCGGAATCGCCGCCGCCCAGACCACCGTGGCGCTGGCCCGGTTCGCCGCGTCGGTGCTCTTCGGTCTGCTCTGGAGCATCCAGGGTCCCCGCCCGGCGCTGCTGCTCTTCGCCGCCCTGCTGGCGGTCGCCGTGCCGATCGCCGCCTGGCTGCTGCGGGGCATCGATCGTCCGACCCCGGCGACGCTTTCCGGAGCCCGACCCAGCGGAGTGCCGGCATGA
- a CDS encoding TolB family protein — MSGRMGGLGPRARLTALAVVLLVAFVSAGGYVWRARQDVTAARTTATGAPTRDDLAVVRDVPHLVFRNTALGADYGRVAMVPLSAPSGPRAVTDAACERVYATRDEAICLSADRGLLTTYRARLLGADWSARRDLPLVGTPSRARLSPDGSLVATTTFVFGDSYANPGQFSTRTVISRTAGEVVGDVERFALVVDGAVVTAVDKNLWGVTFADDDRFYATAASGGKTWLVEGSLAARRMTALREDAECPSLSPDRTRIAFKKHGDLPPGRWRLAVYDLATGTETLLAETRSVDDQVEWLDDTRIVYALPRGGAGTATSDIWSSPADGRGAPELLVSDAWSPAVVR; from the coding sequence ATGAGCGGGCGGATGGGTGGGCTCGGGCCACGGGCGCGGCTGACGGCGCTGGCGGTGGTGCTGCTGGTGGCGTTCGTCAGCGCGGGCGGCTATGTCTGGCGGGCCCGGCAGGACGTGACCGCCGCGCGGACGACGGCGACCGGTGCGCCGACACGGGACGACCTCGCCGTGGTGCGCGACGTGCCACACCTGGTCTTCCGGAACACGGCTCTCGGCGCCGACTACGGCCGGGTGGCGATGGTCCCGCTCTCGGCGCCGAGCGGGCCGCGCGCGGTCACCGACGCCGCCTGCGAGCGGGTCTACGCGACCCGGGACGAGGCGATCTGCCTCTCCGCTGACCGGGGCCTGCTGACCACGTACCGGGCGCGGCTGCTCGGCGCGGACTGGTCGGCGCGGCGCGACCTGCCGCTGGTCGGCACACCGAGCCGGGCCCGGTTGTCGCCGGACGGGTCGCTGGTGGCGACGACCACGTTCGTCTTCGGGGACTCGTACGCGAATCCGGGGCAGTTCTCGACCCGTACGGTGATCAGCCGGACCGCCGGTGAGGTGGTCGGGGACGTCGAGCGGTTCGCACTCGTCGTCGACGGCGCGGTGGTCACCGCCGTGGACAAGAACCTGTGGGGGGTGACCTTCGCCGACGACGACCGGTTCTACGCCACCGCCGCATCCGGGGGGAAGACCTGGCTGGTCGAGGGGAGTCTCGCAGCCCGCCGGATGACCGCGCTGCGGGAGGACGCCGAGTGCCCGTCGCTCTCGCCGGACCGGACCCGAATCGCCTTCAAGAAGCACGGCGACCTGCCGCCCGGCCGCTGGCGCCTCGCCGTGTACGACCTGGCGACCGGCACCGAGACGCTGCTCGCCGAGACCCGCAGCGTCGACGACCAGGTCGAGTGGTTGGACGACACGAGAATCGTCTACGCGCTGCCCCGCGGCGGCGCCGGGACGGCGACCAGCGACATCTGGTCAAGCCCGGCGGACGGCCGGGGCGCTCCCGAGCTACTGGTATCCGACGCCTGGTCGCCGGCGGTGGTCCGGTGA
- a CDS encoding acetyltransferase: MTNDLVIVGAGGMARETAATVAAINAAAPTWRLRGFLDDDPALHGVTHAGLPVLGPLDAIADLPDAAVVVCVATARDPGVREQVVRRLGLPAGRYATVVHPSAEVPAGCTVGPGSVLLAQVVLTADVTLGAHVAIMPQTVLTHDDIVSDHVTIASGVRISGSVRVGRGAYLGAGALIRESLTVGAKSIIGMGAVVLNDVPPDEVWAGNPARFLRPVRQPTLQGVLPR, from the coding sequence ATGACCAACGATCTCGTGATCGTCGGCGCCGGAGGAATGGCTCGGGAGACGGCGGCCACCGTTGCGGCGATCAACGCGGCAGCGCCGACCTGGCGGCTACGGGGCTTTCTCGACGACGACCCCGCCCTGCACGGCGTGACCCATGCCGGGTTGCCGGTGCTGGGCCCGCTGGACGCGATCGCCGACCTGCCCGATGCCGCCGTGGTGGTCTGCGTCGCCACCGCACGCGACCCGGGCGTCCGCGAGCAGGTGGTGCGGCGGCTGGGCCTGCCGGCGGGACGCTACGCGACAGTCGTCCACCCGTCGGCCGAGGTGCCCGCCGGCTGCACGGTCGGGCCGGGCTCGGTGCTGCTGGCCCAGGTCGTCCTGACCGCCGACGTCACGCTGGGCGCGCACGTGGCCATCATGCCGCAGACCGTGCTCACCCACGACGACATCGTCTCCGACCACGTCACGATCGCCTCGGGCGTGCGGATCTCCGGTTCCGTGCGGGTCGGGCGCGGCGCCTACCTCGGAGCAGGCGCGCTGATCCGCGAATCGCTCACCGTCGGCGCGAAGTCGATCATCGGCATGGGTGCGGTCGTGCTCAACGACGTACCCCCCGACGAGGTGTGGGCCGGCAATCCGGCCCGATTCCTCCGTCCCGTCCGTCAGCCAACTCTGCAGGGAGTGCTCCCACGATGA
- a CDS encoding DegT/DnrJ/EryC1/StrS family aminotransferase, whose product MTAIPLVDLQAAHAEVAEEVAVGFKRVLADTAFIGGPEVAAFEREYAAFAGVDHCVGVANGTDALELALRAVGVGGGAEVILPTNTFIATAEAVARAGARPVLVDCDPDSYLIDVDAALAAITPATRAIIPVHLYGQLAPVERLRGGLAGRDIAIVEDAAQCQGATRHGRGAGVDGIAATSFYPGKNLGAYGDAGAVVTADAGLATMVRTLGSHGGLQKYVHDVIGVNSRLDGLQAVVLRAKLARLPNWNALRRAAAARYDALLESVDVIRPVTLPGNEHVWHIYCLRVPGDGTPARRDRVLARLNASGVGAGIHYPVPVHRTKAFAGLGYPQGAFPHAERIATELLSLPIYPQITVDQQRTVVAALTAALAG is encoded by the coding sequence ATGACCGCGATTCCGTTGGTGGACCTGCAGGCCGCGCACGCCGAGGTGGCGGAGGAGGTCGCGGTCGGCTTCAAGCGGGTCCTGGCGGACACCGCCTTCATCGGCGGCCCCGAGGTGGCCGCCTTCGAACGCGAGTACGCGGCGTTCGCCGGGGTGGACCACTGCGTGGGGGTCGCCAACGGCACCGACGCGCTCGAACTGGCGCTACGCGCCGTCGGCGTCGGAGGAGGCGCCGAGGTGATCCTGCCGACGAACACCTTCATCGCCACCGCCGAGGCCGTCGCCCGAGCCGGCGCGCGACCGGTGCTTGTCGACTGCGATCCCGACTCATACCTGATCGACGTCGACGCGGCGCTGGCCGCGATCACACCGGCCACCCGGGCGATCATTCCGGTACACCTCTATGGCCAACTGGCCCCGGTGGAGCGCCTACGGGGCGGCCTGGCCGGGCGCGACATCGCCATCGTCGAGGACGCCGCGCAGTGCCAGGGCGCCACCCGGCACGGACGCGGCGCCGGCGTCGACGGCATCGCCGCGACGAGCTTCTACCCCGGCAAGAACCTGGGGGCGTACGGCGACGCGGGCGCCGTGGTGACCGCCGACGCCGGCCTCGCCACCATGGTCCGCACCCTCGGCAGCCACGGCGGCCTGCAGAAGTACGTGCACGACGTCATCGGTGTGAACAGCCGACTGGACGGCCTCCAGGCGGTCGTGCTCCGCGCCAAGCTGGCCCGGCTCCCCAACTGGAACGCGCTGCGCCGGGCCGCCGCCGCCCGGTACGACGCGCTACTGGAGTCGGTCGACGTGATCCGCCCGGTGACCCTGCCGGGCAACGAGCACGTCTGGCACATCTACTGTCTCCGGGTCCCCGGCGACGGCACCCCGGCCCGGCGGGACCGCGTGCTGGCGCGGCTCAACGCGAGCGGCGTCGGGGCGGGGATCCACTACCCCGTGCCGGTGCACCGGACGAAGGCCTTCGCCGGCCTCGGCTACCCGCAGGGGGCCTTTCCGCACGCGGAGCGGATCGCGACCGAGCTGCTCTCGCTGCCGATCTACCCGCAGATCACCGTCGACCAGCAGCGGACCGTCGTCGCCGCGCTGACCGCCGCGCTGGCCGGCTGA
- a CDS encoding DUF6492 family protein has protein sequence MSRLAIITPSFAPDFDRCADLHRSVLAHSPDSIRHHIIVPRADLALFGQLSGPRAVIHDEADFLPRSFRSLPGGNLSVNLRRPFPPLRGWILQQIIKLAAAARSDADVVVLVDSDIQFVRPFSADTFRRDEVVRFYRKPDEVDERLPRHVIWHQVARSLLGVPPAAPPYPDYVSSLLAWDPAVVRRLLARVESVTGRRWADAIGGKLHFSEWTLYGVYVDEVAGAGTNVDSFRVADTLCHAYWEETPLNEHAMREFLGAIQDHDIAVMISAKSRTPTPLRRRALTNLSLG, from the coding sequence ATGTCACGACTGGCCATCATCACCCCCAGCTTCGCGCCCGACTTCGACCGCTGCGCCGACCTGCACCGCTCGGTGCTGGCGCACTCGCCGGATTCGATACGCCACCACATCATCGTGCCGCGAGCCGACCTGGCGCTCTTCGGTCAGTTGAGCGGGCCGCGTGCGGTGATCCACGACGAGGCGGACTTCCTGCCCCGATCCTTCCGGTCCCTGCCGGGCGGGAACCTCTCGGTCAACCTCCGTCGCCCGTTCCCGCCGTTACGCGGCTGGATCCTGCAGCAGATCATCAAGCTCGCGGCCGCGGCGCGATCCGACGCCGACGTCGTCGTGCTGGTCGACTCGGACATCCAGTTCGTTCGGCCGTTCTCCGCCGACACCTTCCGTCGCGACGAGGTGGTCCGCTTCTATCGCAAACCCGACGAGGTCGACGAGCGGCTCCCCCGGCACGTGATCTGGCATCAGGTCGCCCGGTCCCTGCTCGGTGTGCCGCCGGCCGCGCCGCCCTACCCCGACTACGTCTCGTCGCTGCTGGCGTGGGATCCGGCCGTCGTACGGCGGCTGCTGGCCCGGGTGGAGTCGGTGACCGGGCGCCGGTGGGCGGACGCGATCGGGGGGAAGCTGCATTTCTCCGAGTGGACGCTGTACGGCGTCTATGTCGACGAGGTTGCCGGGGCGGGAACGAATGTCGACTCCTTCCGCGTCGCGGACACCCTCTGCCATGCCTACTGGGAGGAGACCCCATTGAACGAACACGCGATGCGGGAGTTTCTCGGCGCGATCCAGGATCACGACATCGCGGTAATGATCTCCGCCAAGTCCCGTACGCCCACGCCACTGCGTCGAAGGGCGCTGACCAACCTCTCCCTGGGCTGA